A region from the Sphingomonas sp. S2-65 genome encodes:
- the galA gene encoding beta-galactosidase GalA, with protein MDRRQVLRGSVGAGALVAVPLREASAAALRDDGFPMPQPVPGPRPRLPGSDPSRTLLELGWRFHEGDIRTAEPQGHHETYLSVKAGNALGAAAMGYDDSDWSEVRLPHDWAAAQPFVESANVSQGYRPRGIGWYRRTLRLDPADRGKTIELHFDGIATNATIWVNGSIVAHNWSAYNSIHVDLTPFARFAQEMNVIAIRVDADAKEGWWYEGAGLYRHAWLVRRAPVSIVSDGVHCDPRLVGGRWQVPVTATLGNVGREAAAVTVEAALLDPEGREIATARADASVSALGRADAQLTLDPGTPRLWSVETPALYTVRTRVLRDGVVVDERRVAIGFRTIRFDPDQGLFVNDAPVKLKGVCLHQDHAGVGVALPDALIAWRLERLKAMGCNAIRMSHNAATAELMDWCDRMGFLVMAENRLFNPAPDYMAQLEWLVRRDRNRPSVILWSVFNEEPMQGTEAGVEMVRRMAAAVHRLDGSRPVTGAMNGSFYNPVNVSSELDVMGFNYYQADYDKFHALNPTKPITSSEDTSAYETRGAFETNAAGHVITSYDTEATSWGATHRDTWKNIAARPFVAGGFVWTGFDYHGEPTPHDWPTIASFFGILDLCGFPKTAFDIHRAHWMDDKPVVAIAPHWTWPGREGQPIKVFVSSNAETVALRLNGRELGVQKVDRIMGNEWSVPYAPGRIEALAMRGGKVVAHAVHETAGAPVALRLTPARTAMAGDDEDSQPITISAVDARGRHVPTANLMTRFTVSGATILGVGNGDPNSHEPEQVAPGAGSRSLFNGLAQLIVRAGKGRGSITVQAMANGLKPATLTIARADIAPRLQVAVMPQVQALTDWRRSARFTDQPAPTLAPADGDNNSWDFVKSGTATPADAQPGWRAYRTRATPWKRVAAQGGTILFESVGGRAELWVDGRKLAHKADAAPGPLRAPLAAGQGTRTIVLLVEAPAGARSGLLGPVTIVP; from the coding sequence CGGCGGCAATGGGCTATGACGACAGCGACTGGAGCGAGGTCCGGCTCCCGCACGACTGGGCGGCGGCGCAGCCGTTCGTCGAGAGCGCCAATGTCTCGCAAGGCTATCGTCCGCGCGGCATCGGCTGGTACCGCCGCACGCTGCGCCTCGACCCCGCCGACCGCGGCAAGACGATCGAGCTGCATTTCGACGGCATCGCCACCAACGCCACGATCTGGGTCAACGGCAGCATCGTCGCGCATAATTGGTCCGCCTATAACAGCATCCATGTCGACCTGACCCCGTTCGCGCGCTTCGCCCAGGAAATGAACGTCATCGCCATCCGCGTCGACGCCGATGCCAAGGAGGGCTGGTGGTACGAGGGCGCCGGGCTGTATCGCCACGCCTGGCTTGTCCGCCGCGCGCCGGTATCGATCGTCAGTGACGGGGTGCATTGCGACCCCAGGCTCGTCGGTGGCCGCTGGCAGGTCCCCGTGACCGCGACGCTCGGCAACGTCGGACGTGAGGCTGCGGCAGTGACGGTCGAGGCCGCTTTGTTAGATCCCGAAGGTCGTGAGATCGCCACCGCACGGGCCGACGCCAGCGTCTCCGCGCTCGGCCGCGCCGATGCCCAGCTGACCCTCGATCCCGGAACGCCGCGGCTGTGGTCGGTCGAGACCCCGGCGCTCTACACCGTGCGTACCCGCGTGCTCCGCGACGGCGTCGTGGTCGACGAGCGCCGCGTCGCGATCGGCTTCCGCACGATCCGCTTCGATCCCGACCAGGGTCTGTTCGTCAACGATGCCCCTGTGAAGCTGAAGGGCGTTTGCCTGCACCAGGACCATGCCGGCGTCGGCGTGGCACTGCCCGATGCGCTGATCGCCTGGCGGCTCGAGCGGCTGAAGGCGATGGGCTGCAACGCGATCCGCATGTCGCATAATGCCGCCACTGCCGAGCTGATGGACTGGTGCGACCGGATGGGCTTCCTGGTCATGGCCGAGAACCGGCTGTTCAATCCAGCGCCCGATTACATGGCGCAGCTCGAATGGCTGGTGCGGCGCGACCGCAACCGGCCCAGCGTGATCCTGTGGTCGGTGTTCAACGAAGAGCCGATGCAGGGCACCGAAGCAGGTGTCGAGATGGTCCGCCGCATGGCCGCCGCCGTGCATCGCCTCGACGGCAGCCGGCCGGTCACCGGCGCGATGAACGGATCCTTCTACAACCCGGTCAACGTGTCGAGCGAACTCGATGTGATGGGGTTCAATTACTATCAGGCCGACTACGACAAGTTCCACGCGCTCAACCCCACCAAGCCGATTACCAGCTCGGAGGATACCAGCGCCTACGAGACACGTGGCGCGTTCGAGACGAACGCTGCCGGCCACGTCATCACTTCCTACGATACCGAGGCGACGAGCTGGGGCGCGACTCACCGCGACACCTGGAAGAACATCGCTGCGCGGCCGTTCGTCGCGGGCGGGTTCGTGTGGACCGGGTTCGACTATCATGGCGAACCGACGCCGCATGACTGGCCGACGATCGCCAGCTTCTTCGGTATCCTCGATCTGTGCGGCTTCCCCAAGACTGCGTTCGACATCCACCGCGCGCATTGGATGGACGACAAACCGGTGGTGGCGATCGCCCCGCATTGGACCTGGCCGGGGCGCGAGGGACAGCCGATCAAGGTGTTCGTGAGCAGCAATGCCGAAACCGTCGCTTTGCGGCTGAACGGACGCGAACTCGGAGTCCAGAAGGTCGACCGCATCATGGGCAACGAATGGAGCGTGCCCTACGCGCCCGGCCGGATCGAAGCACTGGCGATGCGCGGCGGCAAGGTCGTCGCGCATGCGGTGCACGAGACCGCCGGCGCTCCGGTCGCGCTGCGACTGACGCCGGCGCGAACCGCAATGGCCGGCGATGATGAGGATAGCCAGCCGATCACGATCAGCGCCGTGGATGCCCGCGGTCGCCACGTGCCCACCGCGAACCTGATGACGCGCTTCACGGTTTCCGGCGCGACGATCCTGGGCGTTGGGAATGGGGATCCCAACAGCCATGAGCCCGAGCAGGTCGCGCCTGGCGCGGGCAGCCGCTCGCTGTTCAACGGTCTTGCGCAGCTGATCGTGCGCGCAGGCAAGGGGCGTGGCAGCATCACCGTGCAAGCGATGGCGAATGGATTGAAACCAGCGACGCTGACGATCGCGCGCGCGGACATCGCGCCGCGTCTTCAGGTGGCGGTGATGCCGCAGGTCCAGGCGCTCACCGACTGGCGGCGCTCCGCCCGCTTCACGGATCAGCCCGCGCCGACGCTGGCTCCGGCGGACGGCGACAACAACAGTTGGGACTTCGTCAAGAGCGGCACGGCGACACCTGCCGATGCGCAGCCCGGCTGGCGCGCCTACCGCACCCGCGCGACGCCGTGGAAGCGCGTCGCCGCACAGGGAGGAACGATCCTGTTTGAAAGCGTGGGCGGCCGCGCCGAGCTGTGGGTCGATGGGCGCAAGCTGGCGCACAAGGCCGACGCCGCGCCGGGTCCGCTGCGCGCCCCGCTGGCAGCGGGGCAGGGAACCCGTACGATCGTTCTGCTGGTCGAGGCGCCGGCGGGTGCCCGCTCGGGGCTCCTGGGGCCGGTGACGATCGTGCCGTGA